In the genome of Aerosakkonema funiforme FACHB-1375, the window TCTGCTGACTGTATCGATTTTTGAATTCTCGCTGCTGTTGATTGTGATCCACGATAGGCTGAGGATAACCAAAAGCTTGACGTTGTAAGGGTGAAATTTTTCCCGTTAGCAAGGACTCTGTATCGACAGTCCGCAATTCTGGCACCCATGTTCTAATATACTCTGCTTTCGGGTCGAATTTCTGGGCTTGGGAAGCTGGATTGAAAATTCTTACTGGTTTGGGGTCCATTCCGCTGGAAGCACTCCACTGCCAACCACCATTGTTTGCAGATAGATCCCAATCGTATAGCTTTTGCTCGAAGTATTTTTCTCCCAAACGGGGATCTATTAACAAATCTTTAGTGAGAAAATTGGCGACTATCATCCGACAGCGGTTGTGCATCCATCCGGTTTCGTTCATTTGTCGCATGGCTGCATCGACAATTGGATATCCGGTTTTGCCTTCGCACCAAGCTTGAAAATGTTCTGGTTTATTGTCGTAAGGAAATGTTTTGAAGACTTGGCGAAATGCACCTTCTGCTAATTCTGGAAACCAATACATTGCGTGTTGATAAAATTCTCGCCACGCCAGTTCTTGCTGCCATGTTTTTACGCCAGCTTGTGCTTGTTCGCGATCGCTTTTTTCCATTGCTGCATTGCTAGCTGACCAAACTGTGCGGATGCCGATCGCACCAAATTTCAGTGCCGCACTCAGTCTGGATGTGGCGTCAACAGATGGAAAGTTACGCTGTTCTTGATATTCAAAAATTGCTGATTCGGAAAATTCATACAGTCTTTTTTGTGCGGCTTTTTCTCCTGGTTTCAACAGCAATTCATTCTCCCAAACGAATCCCAGTTCTTTTGCTGTCGGCAATGCGATCGCACCTACTGTTTGCGCTATTTCTATTTCCGCTTCAGTTAAATTTATCTGATTTTGGAATATTTTGGCAGGCTGAGCTTTTGGCTTGTTTATCCAGTTTTTCCAAAATGGTGTATAAACAGTGTATGGTTGCTGAGAACCTGTGCGAATTTCTGTTGGTGGGTGCAATAATTGATCCCAGAAGTTTTGCACGGCAATGCCTTTTTCTTTGAGAGCTTCGGTAACTGTGCGATCGCGCTCTTTTGAGTATGGTTCTACATCCCAATTCCAGAATACAGCTTTGGCGTTGAGAGCGGCTGCTAAATTTGGTATCGCTTTGCTTGGCTCATCATTTAATATCAACAACTGGCTACCGACTTCGGCATACCGCTCTTGCAATTCTTGCAAACAGCCAATCATGTAGGTAACTCTTGCTGGGGCAACATTATCTCTATGTAAAATGTTGCTATCTAGACAAAAAACGCCTATGACTTTTTGGCTTTGCTCCTGTGCGACTGCCAGTCCTAAATTATCTGAAATACGTAAATCGCGACGATGCCAGAAGAGAATTAAATCAGACATATCAATTTTGGATTTTGGATTTTGGATTTTGGATTACAAATTTATCTAGATTAAGTCTTGTGGGAATCGGGGGTTAATTTTTTACCGCAGATGAACGCAGATAAACGCAGATAAGAAAGCGATTTTTTTAGGCAACCGATGCTCCCGGATATGATAAGAGGAGAGGGGTTAGAGTTTAGGGGAGAGGGAAGAAGGGAAATTTTGACTTTTGACTTTTGACTTTTAAATCGATCGTGCCTAACACACCCTACATTTAAATAATATCGCTTGATTCAAAATCCAAAATTCAAAATCTAAAATAGGAATGGACGAGCTAGGAAAAAACTAGAAATAGATTTTGCGTCTACAGGTTCCCCTGCCAAAATTGCTTTTTCCAATTCTTCTGGAGTCATCAAAACTGTTTCCATATCTTCGTCGGCGTCTTGGTCTGGTGGCGTTTCCAGCAATTCTAAATCTTGAGCGAGAAAAGCATAGATGATTTCATCAGAATAACCGGGACAAAGGAAAAATTGTCCTAATTTTTGCCATTTGCGAGCGCGATAACCTGTTTCTTCTTCTATTTCTCGCTTAATAGTTTCGGCTGGGTCTTCATTTGGTTCGATCGTGCCAGCCGGGAACTCCAACAAACGTCCTTGGGCAGCAAAGCGATACTGACGCAAAAGTACCAGTTTACCTTCTGCCGTTACCGGTACGGCGAGGGCTCCACCTGGGTGACGGATACATTCCCAGTCGCCTTCAGCGCCGTTGGGGAGGCGCAGGCGGCTGACATCAAAGTTGAATTTGCGACCCCGGTAAAAAAGGCGTTGCGAG includes:
- a CDS encoding cryptochrome/photolyase family protein; translation: MSDLILFWHRRDLRISDNLGLAVAQEQSQKVIGVFCLDSNILHRDNVAPARVTYMIGCLQELQERYAEVGSQLLILNDEPSKAIPNLAAALNAKAVFWNWDVEPYSKERDRTVTEALKEKGIAVQNFWDQLLHPPTEIRTGSQQPYTVYTPFWKNWINKPKAQPAKIFQNQINLTEAEIEIAQTVGAIALPTAKELGFVWENELLLKPGEKAAQKRLYEFSESAIFEYQEQRNFPSVDATSRLSAALKFGAIGIRTVWSASNAAMEKSDREQAQAGVKTWQQELAWREFYQHAMYWFPELAEGAFRQVFKTFPYDNKPEHFQAWCEGKTGYPIVDAAMRQMNETGWMHNRCRMIVANFLTKDLLIDPRLGEKYFEQKLYDWDLSANNGGWQWSASSGMDPKPVRIFNPASQAQKFDPKAEYIRTWVPELRTVDTESLLTGKISPLQRQAFGYPQPIVDHNQQQREFKNRYSQQKTDS
- a CDS encoding NUDIX hydrolase, which gives rise to MGFAPETPELLSQRLFYRGRKFNFDVSRLRLPNGAEGDWECIRHPGGALAVPVTAEGKLVLLRQYRFAAQGRLLEFPAGTIEPNEDPAETIKREIEEETGYRARKWQKLGQFFLCPGYSDEIIYAFLAQDLELLETPPDQDADEDMETVLMTPEELEKAILAGEPVDAKSISSFFLARPFLF